The DNA segment CCGCGAATGCCCACCGGAACAGCGCCGTCAGCACGCGCATCGCGACGCACCACCAGCGGCAGCGCGGTGCGCCAGCTGCTGTTTACCCACGCGGGTAAGGCGTCGTCACTGTCGAGCGCTGAGCGGTCATTGATCCAGATAAAATCATGGGCACGCGGTTGAGACATCGTTCTGCATCCTTTCTTATCAGTGAAGTGAAGCGGTCAGCGTGATAAACAGCGGCAGCGTCACAATACACAACACCGAGCTAATCAGCAGTGACGCTTCGGCATCCGGCGACTGCACACCAAAACGGTTTCCAAACACGATACCGAAGAAACCGGCAGACAGCGCAATCATCAGAATCGCCGTCACCGCTACCTGACCGCTCAGGCCAAACGCCAGGACCAGACCCCAGGCGATAAACGGCTGGATCAGGTTTTTTGCGATACAGGATAACAGCACCGGACCGTTAATTTTCAGCTTACGGGCGGAGAGGATCACCCCGGTCAGGAACAGCGCAGACGCGGTCGCTGACAGACCCAGAGGCTTGATCGATGCCAGGAAAATTTCCGGCATTTTAATCCCAATCGCCGCCAGAATCACACCCAGCAGCGGTGCCCAGACGATCGGTTTTTTTACCGAACGCCACATCAGTACCGGCAGCAACGCCAGCGATGAACCCTGATTTTCGCCACTTAAACGCGCTTTTTCACGTTCCAGGATCAGCAGACAGAATGGCGTCATCAGCACGGAACCACAGGCAATCGAAACCGCCACAGACAGCGACGTCGAAGGCGCATCGCCCATTACGCTGCTCAGAATCGGCAGACCGAGCGCGGCATAGTTTGGCAGCGCGACGGTCAGCGTCAGCACGGCGGCGTCCTGCGCGGACTTCTTAAACACTTTGGTGCAGATAAAGTAGATCGCCGCGTAGGTTATCCACATCGCCAGCACCAGCACCAGAATCAGCGGTGACTGTTCGACAATGCCCGACCACGGCGTTTGTACCGTCGCTGCAAACAGCGCAGCGGGTAAAGCGAAATCCATCACGAAAATATTCAGTAAAGAGACATTCTGGTTATCCACCATTTTCGCTTTCCCGGCATAAAAACCGAGGATCATGATGACGAAAATAGGGGCAAGCGCGTGCAAAATTACGTAAGTCATAGCGAGTTTCCTGAGACAAAAATGAATGCTCAGTCAGCGCCGGTGCGATGGTTTTTTTAGTATGACAGTCCAGTTGCAGACAACAGCAGGTTCGCACCCTGAAAATCATCAGGGCGGAACCCGCAATGCGGCTGCGTCACGCTGTTTGCAGGTGCGTTACCGGTTGAGACTGAAAGTAGTTAACGAATTACCATTCCTGGCGCATCTGCTGGCGAACGCGCTGCGAACTGGCGCGGTTTTCGGCACCCAGACGATTGCTGAGGCTTACGCCTTCTTTGCGTGCGTCCTGAATGTTTTGCCAGACTGTGTTTTCGACACGTGCGATATCGTCAGGTGTTGCGCTGTCGGGGTCAGCAATGTCGAGCAGTTGCGACAACAGACCCAGCGTGGCGTAGTTTTCGATGTCATAGGCCATTGGCGGAATAGTCGCGGCCAGTTTTTCCAGTGCGTCCACCGAGCGTAAGGTGATACGTGCAGCGGATTCTTTGCCCATCGCGTGGATCATCACGCCGTTATTTTTGAACGCGATCAACTTGTTGGCCTGATAGCCGTGTGCCAGAAACGCCCCGGACATCGCCTTGCCGACAATCAGCCCGACCACCGGATGCCCGGCAAGACGCGCATTGGCGTAAGCGCCTGCGGCACCGGCCAGCGCCTGATGAATGCCGAACGCTTCTTCGCGACGGCCATATGCCTGACTCGGCACATCAATGACCGCCACGATGGCGCGTTTGGTGGCAGCGTGGGCATCGGCGGCAATCACATCGTTGACCACTTTCGCCAGCGTCCAGCCTTCCAGCAGACCGACCTCACCGCCTGCGGCGCGCGGATAATGGTTGTTTTTATCCGGCACGACGGCGATAAAACGCACGGCCTGATCGTTGATTTTGCCGTCCGCCGCTTTCACGGAAGGACACAAACCGGCCACCGGCGTAGCGTCTTTGGTCAGTTCAGCAAACCAGTAATCACCCCGGCTGACGGTCTTGCTATTAAAATTGCTCATGCGCGATCCTCCCGGTTAAACAAAGCTTCCGTCACGTCACGGCTGGCCTGCTGCGCGGTGTCAAAACCGGTCAGTTTTGGCAGGTAATAATCATAATTATCAGAACGGTGAGTCGCAGGGACACCTTTTTTGATGAAGGCCAGCACGTTGTCTTTTACCTCTGCGAGTGAATCTTTCACCAGCGCATCCACGAAGCCGCTGTGATAACGCACTTCGCCGCCGGTCATGCTCCAGATAAACGGACGGTCGCGGGAATCGTATTCATCGATACCGGCTTCCTGTTCGATCACCTGCGGGCCGTTCAGGCCGAGGCGTGCTTCACGGGTGACAATC comes from the Enterobacteriaceae bacterium Kacie_13 genome and includes:
- a CDS encoding AEC family transporter; the encoded protein is MTYVILHALAPIFVIMILGFYAGKAKMVDNQNVSLLNIFVMDFALPAALFAATVQTPWSGIVEQSPLILVLVLAMWITYAAIYFICTKVFKKSAQDAAVLTLTVALPNYAALGLPILSSVMGDAPSTSLSVAVSIACGSVLMTPFCLLILEREKARLSGENQGSSLALLPVLMWRSVKKPIVWAPLLGVILAAIGIKMPEIFLASIKPLGLSATASALFLTGVILSARKLKINGPVLLSCIAKNLIQPFIAWGLVLAFGLSGQVAVTAILMIALSAGFFGIVFGNRFGVQSPDAEASLLISSVLCIVTLPLFITLTASLH
- the mdcE gene encoding biotin-independent malonate decarboxylase subunit gamma, whose product is MSNFNSKTVSRGDYWFAELTKDATPVAGLCPSVKAADGKINDQAVRFIAVVPDKNNHYPRAAGGEVGLLEGWTLAKVVNDVIAADAHAATKRAIVAVIDVPSQAYGRREEAFGIHQALAGAAGAYANARLAGHPVVGLIVGKAMSGAFLAHGYQANKLIAFKNNGVMIHAMGKESAARITLRSVDALEKLAATIPPMAYDIENYATLGLLSQLLDIADPDSATPDDIARVENTVWQNIQDARKEGVSLSNRLGAENRASSQRVRQQMRQEW